The Trichomycterus rosablanca isolate fTriRos1 chromosome 15, fTriRos1.hap1, whole genome shotgun sequence genome contains a region encoding:
- the alg11 gene encoding GDP-Man:Man(3)GlcNAc(2)-PP-Dol alpha-1,2-mannosyltransferase has protein sequence MTGHDHISFCLCDLFRLLWTLLLPCVYLSLVLTGVLFLLIAGIRTWFQANRKARRTQEGRPCVAFFHPYCNAGGGGERVLWCAIRAVQNRYHHVDFVVYTGDQGVTGEQIIDGAWRRFNIRMPRPLKFVFLKHRFLVEANLYPHFTLLGQSLGSLFLGWEALTAFTPDLFIDSMGYAFTLPIFRYLGGCRVVSYVHYPTISTDMLSVVRDRNPRFNNADYISNNPILSAIKVIYYCAFALLYGLAGSCSDLIMVNSTWTLGHILALWRAPDRTSVVYPPCDVQAFLSDPLEEEKKGNKLHSIVSVAQFRPEKDHQLQIRSFRKLLGRHEAKPGSRDMVKLVMIGGCRNQEDEDRVLMLRGLCQELGVADRVQFKLNIPFEELKKELMEATIGLHTMWNEHFGIGVVECMAAGTIILAHKSGGPKLDIVVAHDGGITGFLADDEDSYADAMEKILALSPDARLEIRHRARQSVSRFSDQEFEGSFLAAMELLMDTLEQ, from the exons ATGACTGGGCACGATCATATATCCTTTTGTTTATGTGATTTATTCAG GCTGTTGTGGACACTGTTGTTGCCGTGTGTATACCTTTCTCTCGTGCTGACGGGAGTGTTGTTCCTGCTCATCGCAGGGATTCGTACCTGGTTCCAAGCCAACAGGAAAGCGCGCAGGACTCAAGAAGGCCGGCCTTGTGTCGCCTTCTTTCACCCATACTGTAATGCAGGTGGAGGGGGAGAAAGAGTGCTCTGGTGTGCCATAAGAGCCGTGCAGAATAG GTACCACCATGTGGATTTTGTTGTGTATACaggggatcagggtgtgacggGAGAACAAATTATAGATGGAGCTTGGCGACGCTTCAACATCCGCATGCCCCGTCCTCTGAAATTTGTCTTCCTGAAACATCGGTTCCTGGTCGAGGCTAATTTGTACCCACACTTTACCTTGCTTGGCCAGAGCCTTGGCTCACTCTTTCTAGGCTGGGAGGCCCTGACTGCCTTTACCCCGGACCTCTTTATCGACTCCATGGGTTACGCGTTTACTCTGCCAATCTTTCGCTACCTGGGAGGCTGCAGGGTGGTCAGCTATGTGCATTACCCCACCATCAGCACAGACATGCTTTCTGTGGTCCGTGACAGAAACCCAAG GTTCAACAATGCAGACTACATCAGTAACAACCCCATACTAAGTGCAATTAAGGTGATTTACTATTGTGCCTTTGCCCTTCTGTATGGCCTTGCTGGCTCCTGCAGTGACCTTATCATGGTCAATTCCACCTGGACACTGGGTCACATTCTGGCACTGTGGCGCGCCCCAGACCGAACCAGTGTGGTCTACCCACCATGTGATGTCCAAGCCTTTCTCAGTGACCCCCTGGAGGAGGAAAAAAAAGGCAATAAGCTCCATTCTATTGTGTCAGTGGCTCAGTTTCGACCTGAGAAAGACCACCAACTGCAGATCAGGTCCTTTCGGAAACTTCTAGGTCGGCATGAGGCGAAACCTGGCAGCAGGGATATGGTGAAGCTGGTTATGATAGGTGGATGTCGGAACCAGGAAGATGAGGACCGGGTGCTGATGCTGAGGGGGCTGTGCCAGGAGCTGGGCGTGGCTGATAGGGTACAATTTAAGCTGAACATTCCTTTTGAGGAGCTAAAGAAGGAGTTGATGGAGGCAACGATCGGCCTGCACACCATGTGGAATGAACATTTTGGCATTG GTGTGGTGGAGTGCATGGCTGCTGGAACAATAATTCTGGCTCACAAGTCTGGTGGTCCGAAACTGGACATTGTTGTAGCTCATGATGGTGGCATTACTGGTTTTCTGGCTGATGATGAGGATAGCTATGCTGATGCCATGGAGAAAATCCTGGCCCTGTCCCCTGATGCACGTCTCGAAATCCGGCACCGTGCTCGTCAGTCTGTCAGCCGCTTCTCTGATCAGGAGTTTGAAGGATCATTCCTGGCTGCCATGGAGCTTCTGATGGATACTCTGGAGCAATGA